A stretch of DNA from bacterium:
GTCACGGCCGCGACTCCCGCGGGCCCGGTCACGACGATCGTGGAGATGGACGGACCCCGCGCCGTCCACGCCTGGGCGGCGCCCGGCGCGACTGCGGTCCAGGTGGATCCCGATTATCATGTCTTCAGGCGTTTGCATCCCGAGGAGATCGAGCCGACCCTCAGCCAGGTCCTCGGCGATCCCGCGCCCCGCTTCGTCCTGCCGGCCGGCCCGCTGGCCGGGGCGGCGGCGGCGTTCGCCGCGGATTGGGTCGAAGCGGGCGAGGCCGTCGTCGTGGACGCCGCCGCGGACCCCGAGGGTCACAGCCGGATCCTGGTGAACCCGGACGGCGCCACGGCACAGGCGCTGCTGCCGGCGCCGACGCAACTCGCGGGCGGGCTGCTGTTCCTGAACGGGCAGCGCCTCGATCTCGCGACCAGTGACGCGGTCCTGGCCGTACCCGCTCCCGGCCGGCCGGGGGCCGCCGACCTGCTGGTCTTCTGTCGCTCGGCCGAACGCCTGGCGGCGCTGGCCGGACGCCTGAGCCACTACGGCAAGTACTCGCACCTCGTGTTCCCCGCCCGGGGAGCCGCGCTCAAGGGCAACTGGGAGGCCGCGGCCTCGCCCCTGCGCGTGGACCTGCCCGGCATGACAAAGGAGAGATGACATGCACAAGAAGATGATGTTCGTGTTGCTGATGACGGCGGTCCTGGCCATGGTCCTGGGCGGTTGCGGCATGAGCCGGACCCAGAAGGGCGCCGTGATCGGCGGCGCGGCGGGCGCCGGCGCCGGCGTGCTGATCGGCAAGGACAACACCAAGGGCGCCGTGATCGGCGGCGCGGCGGGCGCCGTCGTGGGCGGCCTCATCGGCTCCTACCTCGACAACCAGGCGCGCGAGATGGAGGAGATCGAGGGCGCCGAGGTCCGGCGCGAGGGCGACGAGCTGCAGGTCACCTTCGACAACGCGATCCTGTTCGACTACGACTCGTCGTCCCTGAAGATCGCGTCCCAGGACCAGCTGCGCGAGGTCGCCGACGTGCTCTCGCGCTACCCGGACACCGACATCTTGGTCCTCGGGCACACCGACAGCTCGGGCTCCGACGACTACAACCAGTCGCTCAGCGAACGCCGCGCCGCCGCGGTCCGCGGCTTCCTGATGGGCGCCGGCGTGGCCTCGAGCCGCATCACCGCCCGCGGCTACGGCGAGTCCGCCCCGGTCGCCGACAACGGCTCCGAGTCCGGCCGCGCGCAGAACCGTCGCGTGGAGCTGAACGTCCAGGTCAACGAGGAATTCCGCCAGCGCGCCGCCGAGTAGGGCCGGTCCGCATCCGATACGAGGCGGGCGGCGTCGTCGCCGCCCGCCGTCACCACCGCCCGCCCAACCAGGGAGCCGAACGTGACCACCTACGAGAGCCTGCAGCCCCGGTCCGTCTGGAGCATCTTCGCCGAACTGTCCCGCATCCCCCGCGGCTCCGGCAACGAGGCCGCGGTCCTGGACATGCTCAAGGCCTGGGCCGACGCCCGCGGCCTGAAGTGGAGCCAGGACAAGGTGGGCAACCTGCTGGTGCGCATCCCGGGCACGCCGGGCCGCGAGAAGTCCGCGCCGGTGCTCGTGCAGGGCCACGTCGACATGGTCTGCGAGAAGAACGGCGCCACGAAGCACGACTTCGCGAAGGACCCGATCAAGCTGCTGGTCGACGACGGCTGGGTGACGGCCGACGGCACCACGCTGGGCGCCGATAACGGCATCGGCGTGGCCATGGGGCTCGCCCTGGCCGAGGAGAAGGGCCTGTCGCACCCGCCGGTGGAGGTGCTGCTGACCGTCGACGAGGAGCGCGGCCTGACCGGCGCGGCCGGCGTCGAGCCCGGCTTCTTCAGCGCCCGCCGCATGATCAACCTCGACTCCGAGGAGGACCGCTCCCTGTTCATCGGCTGCGCCGGCGGCCGTGACTCCGTCATCACGGTGAAGAACAAGAAGAGCGCCCTGGGCAAGGGTCTCGTCGGGCGGAAGATCGTCGTGTCGGGGCTCAAGGGCGGCCACTCCGGTCTGGACATCGACAAGAACCGCGGCAACGCGATCATGATCCTGGCGCGCCTGCTGCTGGCCGCGCGCGAGACGGTGCCCTTCAAGCTCGTGGACCTCGAGGGCGGCAGCATGCGCAACGCCATCCCGCGCGAGGCCACGGCCCGCGTGGCGGTGCCCGAGGCGCAGGCCGGCGCGTTCAAGAAGCTCGTCGACAAGGCGGCGGCGCGCATCGTGGCCGAGGAGCTGGCCGGCATCGACGACCAGGCGGTCGTGAAGGTCGCCAAGTGCAAGGTGGACCACAGCCTGGGCGGCAACTGCACCCTGCGCGTGCTGCGCCTGCTCGAGGCGCTGCCCAACGGCGTGCTGGCCATGAGCCGCGCCATCCCCGGCCTGGTCGAGACCAGCTCCAACGTGGGCGTGGTGAAGACCAAGGGGACCGCGGTGGAGATCGTCTGCTGCAGCCGCTCGTCGAACATGTCGGCCCTGGACGGCCTCGTGCAGCGGCACCGGTCCCTCGTCGGCTTGCTGGACGACCGCGCCGCGATCGAACAGCCCGAGGGCTACCCCGGCTGGCAGCCGAACCCGGCCTCGCCCCTGGTGCAGGCCACGGCGCGCTCCTACGAGCGGATCTTCAAGGTCGTGCCGGAGCTGAAGGCGATCCACGCCGGGCTCGAGTGCGGCCTGCTGACCGAGAAGTACCCGGACCTGGACATCGTCTCCTTCGGCCCGGACATCCACGGCGCCCACTCGCCCGACGAGAAGGTGAGCGTGGCCTCGGTCGCGAAGGTCTGGCAGCTGTTCACCGGGGTGATGAGCGAGCTCTAGAGAGGCTCCCGCCGAAACGGAAGCGGCCCCTGCTCCGCCGGAGCAGGGGCCGTTCGCGTGTGGGGAGGCGAGGGGTCACTCGCGGGGATCGCGGGGACGGTCGTCGTCCCGCCCGCCGTCCCCTTCCAGGTCCGCGGCCCGCCGCACGGCGTCGCGGAAGTCGCGGACGCGCTCGTCGCCGCGCAGGTCCCGGGCCAGGTCGTCGGCCAGCGGGACCAGGTCGGCGACGCGGTGCTCCTTCGCCCAGAAGCTGTGCCGCAGGATCTCGGCGAACTCCGCCACGGCGGCCTGCAGGCGGAACCGCTCCGGCGCGGCGGCGAAGCTCCGCGAGAGGTCTTCCAGGCCGACCCGCCGCTCGATCTCGTGGACCTCGCCGCGGCCGCGGCCGCGGCCGGCGGGCTCCTCGTAGCGGATGCGCACGGTCGCGAGGCGGGGGGCGCGGCGCCGCACGAGCGGGTCGGGCCGTTCGTCTCCGCGCACGAGCTTCAGCTCGTAGAGCGCGGTCACGGCGTGGCCGGCGCCGACCTCGCCCGCGTCCACGTCGTCGCGGCGGAAGTCGCGGTCGGCGACGTCGCGGTTCTCGTAGCCCAGCAACCGGTAGCGGTCGACCGTCGCGGGGTCGAACTCCACCTGGATCTTCGCGTCGCGGGCGATGACCTGCAGGGTGGCGGACAGGTTCTCGCGGAAGATGCGATCGGCCTCGTCGAGGCGGTCCACGTAGGCGTAGTTGCCGTCGCCGGTGTCGGCCAGCCGCTCCATCAGCACGTCGTTGTAGTTGCCCATGCCGAAGCCCACCGTCGACAGGTAGATGCCGCGGTCGGACTCGCGGCGCACGCGCGCGAGGATGTCGTCGGCCGCGGTCTGCTCCAGGTTGGCCACGCCGTCCGAGCAGAGGATCAGCCGGTTGTTGGCGCGGTCGTCGTAGTGGCGGCGCGCCATGTCGTAGGCCTCGTCGAGGCCGGCGGCCGCGTTGGTGCTGCCCTCGGGCCGCAGGCGCTCGACGGCGTCGAGGATCGCGCCGCGCCGCGTGG
This window harbors:
- a CDS encoding OmpA family protein, translated to MHKKMMFVLLMTAVLAMVLGGCGMSRTQKGAVIGGAAGAGAGVLIGKDNTKGAVIGGAAGAVVGGLIGSYLDNQAREMEEIEGAEVRREGDELQVTFDNAILFDYDSSSLKIASQDQLREVADVLSRYPDTDILVLGHTDSSGSDDYNQSLSERRAAAVRGFLMGAGVASSRITARGYGESAPVADNGSESGRAQNRRVELNVQVNEEFRQRAAE
- a CDS encoding aminoacyl-histidine dipeptidase, yielding MTTYESLQPRSVWSIFAELSRIPRGSGNEAAVLDMLKAWADARGLKWSQDKVGNLLVRIPGTPGREKSAPVLVQGHVDMVCEKNGATKHDFAKDPIKLLVDDGWVTADGTTLGADNGIGVAMGLALAEEKGLSHPPVEVLLTVDEERGLTGAAGVEPGFFSARRMINLDSEEDRSLFIGCAGGRDSVITVKNKKSALGKGLVGRKIVVSGLKGGHSGLDIDKNRGNAIMILARLLLAARETVPFKLVDLEGGSMRNAIPREATARVAVPEAQAGAFKKLVDKAAARIVAEELAGIDDQAVVKVAKCKVDHSLGGNCTLRVLRLLEALPNGVLAMSRAIPGLVETSSNVGVVKTKGTAVEIVCCSRSSNMSALDGLVQRHRSLVGLLDDRAAIEQPEGYPGWQPNPASPLVQATARSYERIFKVVPELKAIHAGLECGLLTEKYPDLDIVSFGPDIHGAHSPDEKVSVASVAKVWQLFTGVMSEL